One Camelina sativa cultivar DH55 chromosome 3, Cs, whole genome shotgun sequence genomic window carries:
- the LOC104778380 gene encoding DEAD-box ATP-dependent RNA helicase 20-like, with protein MSRYDSRTGDSTSYRDRRSDSGFGGASSYGSSRSHTSSMKKDSDGNDSPRKLDLDGLTPFEKNFYVESQAVASMTEAEVEEYRKLREITVEGRDIPKPVKSFRDVGFPDYVLEEIMKAGFTEPTPIQSQGWPMAMKGRDLIGIAETGSGKTLSYLLPAIVHVNAQPILAPGDGPIVLVLAPTRELAVQIQQEASKFGSSSKIKTTCIYGGVPKGPQVRDLQKGVEIVIATPGRLIDMMESNNTNLRRVTYLVLDEADRMLDMGFDPQIRKIVSHIRPDRQTLYWSATWPKEVEQLSKKFLYNPYKVIIGSSDLKANRAIRQIVDVITESQKYNKLVKLLEDIMDGSRILVFLDTKKGCDQITRQLRMDGWPALSIHGDKSQAERDWVLSEFKSGKSPIMTATDVAARGLDVKDVKYVINYDFPGSLEDYVHRIGRTGRAGAKGTAYTFFTVANARFAKELINILEEAGQKVSPELASMGRSTAPAPPGLGGFRDRGSRRGWS; from the exons ATGAGTCGCTACGATAGCCGGACCGGCGATTCCACCTCTTACCGTGACCGTCGAAg TGACTCAGGGTTTGGTGGGGCTTCATCATACGGAAGCTCACGTAGTCATACATCAAGCATGAAAAAGGATAGTGATGGCAATGACTCTCCAAGGAAGCTAGATTTGGATGGTTTGACTCCTTTCGAGAAGAATTTCTATGTCGAATCGCAGGCTGTGGCGTCTATGACTGAGGCAGAAGTTGAAGAGTATCGTAAGCTGAGGGAAATCACTGTTGAAGGCCGAGATATTCCCAAACCTGTCAAGAGTTTTCGTGATGTTGGCTTTCCTG ATTATGTTTTGGAAGAGATTATGAAGGCTGGTTTCACTGAACCTACGCCTATACAATCCCAGGGCTGGCCAATGGCAATGAAGGGACGTGATCTTATTGGCATTGCTGAAACTGGCTCTGGAAAGACTCTTTCCTACTTACTACCTGCAATTGTCCATGTCAATGCCCAACCAATTTTAG CTCCTGGGGACGGCCCAATCGTCTTGGTTCTTGCTCCAACACGTGAACTGGCTGTGCAGATTCAGCAAGAGGCATCTAAATTTGGTTCATCCTCTAAAATTAAGACTACTTGTATTTATGGTGGAGTTCCAAAAGGGCCTCAAGTGCGTGATCTCCAGAAAG GTGTTGAAATCGTTATAGCTACTCCCGGGAGGTTAATAGACATGATGGAGTCGAACAACACAAACCTGCGAAGGGTTACTTATCTTGTTTTGGATGAGGCTGATCGAATGCTGGATATGGGGTTTGACCCTCAGATTCGGAAAATTGTTTCACAT ATTCGGCCAGACCGTCAAACTTTGTACTGGAGTGCTACTTGGCCTAAGGAGGTGGAACAACTATCCAAGAAGTTtctttataacccatacaaa GTGATAATAGGATCTTCTGATTTAAAAGCTAACCGTGCAATCCGTCAAATTGTTGATGTCATTACAGAAAGCCAAAAGTATAACAA attggTGAAGTTGCTTGAAGACATAATGGATGGAAGCAGAATTCTCGTCTTCCTCGACACAAAAAAGGGCTGTGACCAAATCACTCGTCAGCTTCGCATGGATGGTTGGCCTGCTTTGTCAATACATGGTGATAAAAGCCAAGCTGAGAGAGATTGGGTTCTCTCGGAGTTTAAATCAGGCAAAAGCCCTATAATGACTGCTACAGATGTGGCAGCTCGCGGATTAG ACGTGAAAGATGTGAAGTATGTGATAAACTATGACTTCCCTGGATCACTGGAGGATTATGTTCACAGGATTGGAAGAACGGGTAGAGCGGGGGCTAAAGGAACAGCTTACACTTTCTTCACAGTAGCAAATGCGAGATTCGCCAAGGAACTTATCAACATACTAGAAGAAGCTGGACAGAAAGTAAGCCCTGAATTGGCTTCAATGGGTCGCAGCACTGCCCCTGCTCCTCCAG GGCTTGGGGGATTCAGAGACCGTGGGAGCAGAAGAGGGTGGAGCTGA
- the LOC104779367 gene encoding uncharacterized protein LOC104779367: AILSASSSSTIVRAALDTQPKLRYNPNAPRNVKKTPNLSSFVPPPSPSSSSPATNLTTEASVSVSDLLKRPASKDDIGDGVDDDTSCIGYEKWFPSPPKVEKPRSVFNAASLAYIGDSIYEIYARRHFLFPPLSIEEYNDRVRAVVRCEAQYALLQKLVDDDFLTKDERDVLRWGKNVGSVKTRSTRRAGVAVYNKASSLETLIGYLYLSNGKRLEEMMQKLGFSSGSSTERMIKEAKPKLSFK, encoded by the exons TGGCGATTTTATCAGCGAGCTCTTCTTCTACTATCGTGAGAGCTGCTTTAGATACACAGCCGAAGCTCCGATACAATCCTAATGCTCCTAGAAATGTTAAGAAAACCCCTAATTTGAGTTCTTTCGTACCACCTCCGTCTCCGTCGTCATCTTCTCCGGCGACAAACTTAACAACTGAAGCAAGCGtctctgtttctgatttgctCAAACGCCCCGCAAGCAAAG ACGACATTGGTGATGGAGTTGATGATGATACTTCTTGTATTGGGTATGAGAAATGGTTTCCAAGTCCACCAAAAGTGGAGAAACCTAGATCTGTTTTCAATGCTGCCTCTTTAGCTTATATAGGCGATTCAATCTACGAG ATATATGCCCGTCggcattttctttttcctccacTTAGTATTGAAGAATATAACGACCGTGTTAGAGCAGTGGTTCGATGTGAAGCACAA taTGCTTTGCTGCAGAagcttgttgatgatgatttcttaaCGAAAGATGAAAG AGATGTACTTCGGTGGGGGAAAAACGTAGGCTCGGTTAAAACACGGTCAACTAGGCGTGCTGGTGTTGCTGTTTACAACAAGGCCTCATCATTGGAAACACTA ATTGGGTATCTGTATCTATCAAACGGGAAAAGATTGGAAGAAATGATGCAGAAGCTAGGATTTTCAAGTGGTTCTTCAACAGAGAGAATGATCAAGGAGGCCAAGCCTAAACTATCTTTTAAATAA
- the LOC104778379 gene encoding transmembrane 9 superfamily member 6, whose protein sequence is MAIRIRIYGTLLVLLFLFSTIRAFYLPGVAPRDFQKGDPLYVKVNKLSSTKTQLPYDYYYLNYCKPPKILNTGENLGEVLRGDRIENSVYTFEMLEDQPCRVGCRIKVDAESAKNFREKIDDEYRANMILDNLPVAVLRQRKDGIQSTTYEHGYRVGFKGSYEGSKEKKYFIHNHLSFRVMYHRDQESDSSRIVGFEVTPNSVLHEYKDWDENNPQLTTCNKDTKNLIQSNTVPQEVEEGKEIVFTYDVTFKESEIKWASRWDTYLLMNDDQIHWFSIINSLMIVLFLSGMVAMIMMRTLYKDISNYNQLETQDEAQEETGWKLVHGDVFRTPANSGLLCVYVGTGVQIFAMTLVTMMFALLGFLSPSNRGGLMTAMVLLWVFMGILAGYSSSRLHKMFKGNEWKRITLKTAFMFPGILFAIFFVLNTLIWGERSSGAIPFGTMFALVCLWFGISVPLVFIGSYLGHKKPAIEDPVKTNKIPRQVPEQPWYMKPGFSILIGGILPFGAVFIELFFILTSIWLNQFYYIFGFLFIVFLILIVTCAEITIVLCYFQLCSEDYNWWWRAYLTSGSSSLYLFLYSIFYFFTKLEISKLVSGVLYFGYMIIISYSFFVLTGSIGFYACLWFVRKIYSSVKID, encoded by the exons ATGGCGATCAGGATTCGAATCTACGGCACTCTCTTAGTCCTTTTATTCTTGTTCTCCACCATTCGCGCTTTTTACCTTCCCGGTGTCGCTCCTCGCGATTTTCAGAAG GGGGATCCTCTTTATGTCAAAGTGAACAAATTGTCGTCTACGAAGACTCAACTTCCTTATGATTACTATTACCTGAACTACTGTAAGCCTCCCAAGATCTTGAATACTGGCGAAAATTTGGGGGAGGTTCTCAGAGGAGATCGCATTGAGAATTCTGTTTATACT TTTGAAATGTTGGAGGATCAGCCTTGTAGAGTAGGTTGCCGTATCAAAGTCGATGCGGAGTCTGCTAAGAATTTCAGGGAAAAGATTGATGATGAATACCGAGCTAATAt GATTCTTGATAATCTTCCGGTAGCTGTtcttagacaaagaaaagatggAATTCAGTCAACAACTTATGAACATGGTTACCGTGTTGGCTTCAAAGGGAGTTATGAAGGG agcaaagagaaaaaatatttcatccATAACCACTTGAGTTTCCGAGTCATGTACCATAGAGACCAAGAGTCTGACTCTTCTCGCATTGTTGGTTTTGAGGTTACGCCTAACAG TGTATTGCATGAGTACAAAGATTGGGATGAAAACAATCCTCAGTTAACAACATGCAACAAAGACACAAAGAATCTGATCCAAAGCAACACTGTTCCTCAAGAAGTTGAGGAAGGAAAAGAAATTGTGTTTACATATGATGTCACCTTCAAG GAGAGTGAAATCAAATGGGCTTCGCGATGGGACACATACTTGCTAATGAACGATGATCAAATCCACTGGTTTTCAATCATAAACTCACTTATGATTGTCCTTTTCCTCTCTGGAATGGTAGCGATGATCATGATGAGAACTTTATACAAGGATATTTCAAACTACAATCAGCTCGAGACCCAAGACGAGGCTCAGGAAGAAACTGGATGGAAACTTGTACATGGAGATGTCTTTAGGACTCCCGCCAACTCTGGATTACTTTGTGTGTACGTTGGCACAGGTGTTCAGATTTTTGCTATGACCCTTGTGACAATGATGTTTGCATTGCTGGGTTTCTTATCTCCATCCAACAGAGGAGGGCTTATGACTGCCATGGTTCTCTTATGGGTATTCATGGGCATCTTAGCGGGTTACTCCTCTTCTCGTCTTCACAAAATGTTTAAAGGGAACGAGTGGAAAAGAATCACCTTGAAGACTGCATTTATGTTTCCTGGTATACTCTTTGCTATCTTCTTCGTTCTCAACACACTTATATGGGGAGAGCGGTCATCTGGAGCCATTCCCTTTGGTACAATGTTTGCTCTGGTATGTCTCTGGTTTGGAATCTCTGTTCCACTAGTCTTCATTGGTAGCTATCTCGGTCACAAAAAACCAGCAATCGAAGACCCGGTCAAAACAAATAAGATCCCGAGACAAGTACCAGAGCAACCTTGGTATATGAAACCTGGTTTTTCAATACTAATTGGAGGAATCCTTCCATTCGGAGCAGTCTTCATCGAGCTCTTCTTCATCCTAACATCGATCTGGCTCAACCAATTCTACTACATCTTCGGATTCCTTTTCATCGTGTTCTTGATCTTGATCGTGACCTGCGCAGAGATCACAATCGTTCTCTGCTACTTTCAGCTCTGCAGTGAAGACTACAATTGGTGGTGGAGAGCATACCTCACATCAGGCTCATCCTCACTCTACCTCTTCCTCTACTccatcttctacttcttcacaAAGCTTGAGATCTCAAAACTAGTCTCAGGAGTGCTCTACTTCGGGTACATGATCATCATCTCGTACTCGTTTTTTGTGCTAACCGGCTCAATTGGTTTCTACGCATGTCTATGGTTTGTTAGAAAAATCTACTCCTCAGTGAAGATTGACTGA